Proteins encoded in a region of the Maniola jurtina chromosome 12, ilManJurt1.1, whole genome shotgun sequence genome:
- the LOC123870302 gene encoding phosphoglycolate phosphatase 2-like, giving the protein MEPVSLLELNETEVKEFLSSFDHVFSDCDGVIWETNNAFPGAGKFFELMKRLGKTVHFVSNNSLRSRENYEAKFKSADIDDGFEHLTIPSTAIAEYLKSVKFDKTVYCVACPETVVVLKSHGFKCKEGPDVGTYYYGDYIDYLTDDEEIGAVVFDSDFKVNLPKLYKALTYLRRPEVLFISGATDKYVPLKAGVLTLGTGLFTEIASQESKREPILLGKPGKTFGEFAMKRAGVSDPSRVLFIGDMIEQDVGLGRATGFKTLLVLTNKTKEEMMSHETLKPDYYADSLGSIVPILESIAK; this is encoded by the exons ATGGAACCAGTCAGTTTATTGGAATTGAATGAGACTGAAGTTAAGGAATTTTTGAGTTCCTTCGACCATGTGTTCTCAGATTGTGATG GTGTGATTTGGGAAACAAATAATGCTTTCCCAGGCGCAGGGAAGTTCTTCGAGCTGATGAAGAGACTGGGGAAGACTGTTCACTTCGTCTCCAACAATAGTTTAAGGAGTAGAGAAAACTATGAAGCGAAATTCAAATCCGCTGATATTGATGATGGGTTT GAGCACCTTACGATACCATCAACTGCTATCGCCGAGTACCTCAAATCAGTGAAGTTCGACAAAACCGTATACTGCGTAGCCTGTCCTGAAACTGTCGTCGTTCTGAAGTCACATGGGTTCAAATGCAAAGAAGGg ccCGACGTTGGCACGTATTACTACGGTGACTACATCGACTACTTGACCGACGATGAAGAGATCGGCGCGGTGGTTTTCGACAGTGACTTCAAAGTCAACTTGCCCAAGCTGTACAAAGCTCTCACTTATCTCAGGAGGCCTGAAGTCCTCTTCATTAGCGGCGCTACTGACAAGTATGTGCCTTTGAAAGCTGGAGTTTTGACGTTAG GCACTGGATTATTCACTGAAATAGCAAGCCAGGAATCAAAGCGTGAACCAATATTGCTGGGCAAGCCGGGGAAGACGTTCGGTGAATTCGCTATGAAGCGAGCTGGTGTGTCAGACCCTAGCCGAGTGCTTTTTATTGGGGATAT GATTGAACAAGATGTAGGATTAGGAAGAGCGACCGGCTTCAAGACACTTCTAGTCCTAACCAACAAGACAAAGGAGGAAATGATGTCTCATGAAACACTGAAGCCTGACTACTATGCTGATTCACTCGGCAGTATAGTGCCTATTCTAGAATCTATAGCCAAATAG